Proteins found in one Exiguobacterium sp. 9-2 genomic segment:
- a CDS encoding ATP-binding protein → MKTWLNRTIGRQIMSAFYVIFLTLLLTTGGVYLYTKQQVDESRQELKMLNEHRTRATDLYESWQSMQYEVRGFVLLGDEEMLKEIEAKKNGINQQTTWFERNARFKEERQYATDARELYTAYTQRVMPSLVNYVAAKKDGKVTEPFLKMPTLGKVTKSKPLDPQRKFNIKTKSAADMSSSIVDMETVFTKYRNSLNDQEMAAQERLGKQVNSSQILGAVNIAILLLITLVFVRPFVRRLTRQLRQLNRESGRLAKGEDATPIVITNRQDEIGELTTTFNQMAAAISGQKHQLVASNDELQSQQEELIAQQEELQSQQEELEEALDITLRNETHLRYRNELTETLASRETLTAYPAIIEKLITITDAELGAIVFLEQDRYTDLVSYGMTAAQEHQLLHASTSLLERTRQNKRAVRSTKQVASHHPLPYPYAMYEIVVPVMDPATNTMIASIYLVRYRDAFTEEQTNEIWSFSRQLALSLLRMRVFEEVEREREKTSKLLHSIREAVIYIEGETIFANKPLLALFHHPAHDQVAEEGLMTLDVKIEELAVQVDQHEAFLTYMDHVCSQEIPTESLALSLNKEERFVTLYAEEIHYGGCFRGTMLVLRDVTAETAIDRMKSEFVSTVSHELRTPLASIYGYTELMLARDVQESKRQRYLETIHAETERLTNLVNDFLDVQRMESSQQQYDFKPLDLTKVIQETVEFHTASAKDHELVLDFEETTTGRIHADEQKMRQLFTNLINNAIKYSPDGGQITITMRQVEDRVQLKIEDEGIGIPRHALPQLFSKFYRVDNSDSRKIGGTGLGLAICQEIVRSHEGMIHVESTEGVGSAFIVELPIVQSVVPVTESADEC, encoded by the coding sequence ATGAAAACATGGCTGAATCGAACGATTGGACGGCAAATCATGTCTGCGTTTTATGTGATTTTTCTGACACTACTGTTAACGACTGGTGGTGTCTACCTATATACAAAACAACAGGTGGATGAATCACGTCAAGAGTTGAAAATGCTAAACGAGCACCGGACACGGGCGACGGATTTATATGAGTCGTGGCAAAGCATGCAGTACGAGGTGCGTGGCTTCGTCCTGCTTGGTGATGAAGAGATGTTAAAAGAAATCGAAGCAAAGAAAAATGGCATCAATCAACAAACGACTTGGTTCGAGCGCAATGCACGCTTCAAAGAAGAACGGCAGTATGCAACGGACGCACGGGAACTCTATACAGCGTATACCCAACGCGTCATGCCGAGCCTCGTCAATTATGTCGCGGCGAAAAAAGACGGCAAAGTGACGGAACCGTTCTTGAAGATGCCGACGCTTGGAAAGGTCACGAAATCAAAACCACTCGATCCACAGCGGAAGTTCAACATCAAGACGAAGAGTGCGGCTGATATGAGTTCAAGTATCGTTGATATGGAGACGGTCTTCACAAAATATCGTAATTCCTTAAACGATCAAGAGATGGCGGCGCAAGAGCGGCTTGGTAAACAAGTCAACTCGTCGCAAATTCTCGGAGCCGTCAATATCGCAATCCTCTTATTGATTACTCTCGTTTTCGTCCGACCATTCGTCCGCCGCTTGACGCGTCAGTTGCGTCAGTTGAACCGGGAAAGTGGACGACTCGCTAAAGGTGAGGATGCGACACCGATCGTCATCACGAATCGTCAAGATGAGATTGGTGAGTTGACGACGACGTTCAACCAGATGGCAGCCGCCATTTCCGGGCAAAAACATCAACTCGTCGCAAGTAACGACGAACTACAAAGTCAACAGGAAGAATTAATTGCCCAGCAAGAAGAACTTCAATCGCAACAGGAAGAACTCGAAGAAGCACTCGACATCACGTTACGTAACGAGACCCATTTGCGTTATCGCAATGAGTTGACCGAGACACTTGCGTCTCGCGAAACGTTGACGGCGTATCCGGCGATCATCGAAAAATTGATTACGATCACCGATGCGGAGCTCGGAGCAATCGTCTTCCTAGAGCAAGACCGCTATACGGATCTCGTCTCTTACGGGATGACGGCAGCTCAGGAGCACCAGTTATTACATGCTTCGACGTCATTACTCGAACGCACACGTCAAAACAAGCGTGCTGTTCGCTCGACGAAACAAGTCGCGAGTCATCATCCGCTCCCATATCCGTACGCGATGTACGAAATCGTCGTACCGGTGATGGATCCAGCGACGAACACAATGATTGCAAGCATTTATCTCGTCCGTTACCGGGATGCCTTTACGGAAGAGCAGACGAACGAAATCTGGTCGTTCTCCCGTCAATTGGCACTCTCCTTGCTCCGGATGCGTGTCTTTGAAGAAGTCGAACGAGAACGGGAAAAGACGTCCAAACTTCTCCATTCGATTCGGGAAGCGGTCATCTATATCGAAGGAGAGACGATTTTTGCCAATAAACCATTGCTCGCTTTATTCCATCATCCGGCGCACGATCAAGTGGCGGAAGAAGGATTGATGACGCTCGACGTCAAAATCGAAGAGTTGGCAGTGCAAGTCGATCAACATGAGGCGTTCTTAACCTACATGGATCATGTCTGCAGTCAGGAAATTCCGACGGAGAGCTTGGCGTTGTCCTTAAACAAGGAAGAGCGATTCGTCACGCTGTATGCAGAGGAAATTCATTACGGTGGTTGTTTCCGCGGTACGATGCTCGTCTTACGTGACGTGACGGCAGAGACAGCGATCGACCGGATGAAATCGGAATTCGTCTCGACTGTCTCGCATGAGTTGCGGACACCGCTTGCCTCGATTTACGGCTACACGGAATTGATGCTCGCGCGCGACGTCCAGGAATCAAAACGTCAACGGTATCTCGAGACGATTCATGCAGAAACCGAACGGTTGACGAATCTCGTCAACGACTTCCTCGATGTCCAGCGCATGGAATCGAGTCAGCAACAATATGACTTCAAACCGCTTGATTTGACGAAAGTCATTCAGGAAACGGTCGAGTTCCATACGGCTTCGGCAAAAGATCACGAGCTAGTCCTTGATTTTGAAGAAACGACGACGGGGCGGATTCATGCTGACGAACAAAAAATGCGTCAGCTGTTCACGAACCTGATCAACAATGCAATCAAGTATTCACCGGATGGTGGTCAAATCACGATCACGATGCGTCAAGTCGAAGATCGTGTCCAGCTGAAGATCGAAGATGAGGGAATCGGCATTCCGCGTCACGCGTTACCACAACTGTTTAGTAA
- a CDS encoding DNA topoisomerase III has translation MQLIIAEKPKQAEKLAAPYPSVKRDGYIEIKPCDRFPQGAKLAYAVGHLCELQEPAHYDAKWKRWNYDHLPIIPERFDYRLAKGKSKPYQVIKKLLNERTTTSIIIASDAEREGEAIVRLILRLANNAKPLQRLWISSLTPQAVDHGFANLLDGKETENIFHEAMSRACADWLIGMNASRAYTTLLKKKGIADVFSLGRVQTPTLALIVEREKQIENFQPETYYEVEADFTRYKGKYINAKKQTKLSDREQAQAIVNRTKGTGIVASIEKKRQTERPPFWFSLSLLQTEASRRFGLGAKETLDIAQKLYIRGWISYPRTDSSFVTKEEAGQFPVILDRLLKQAEYSPIKDVLTNNPANDKRYVNSAKVSDHYAIIPTEEAGAVAKLSGRDAQVYDLIVRRFLAAFAPDAVSEKTEIVTTREMDRFLTRGSRTIDPGFKQVLQIESKEVELPAVEQGQEMPIKGCRLLEKQTEPPKRYTEGTLILGMKTAGKLLEDELQAIMKEVEGLGTEATRAGIIDGLKRREYIKLVKKEIHPTPKGRILIDAVTGSILASPEMTAKWESRLEQIGKGEASAAQFIEQAKKLSEHLVIDAKQRIEQLAVDPTQVKSKSPRGATNRPIGPCPLCQSAVLDRGKFYGCSGYQKNNCGFTLPKTILGAKLTQTEVKKVLAGQKTKPLEMKKNARQFKAMLYLERDQLKFEFTKGED, from the coding sequence GTGCAATTGATCATTGCTGAAAAACCAAAACAAGCTGAAAAACTGGCAGCTCCGTATCCGTCTGTGAAGCGGGACGGCTACATCGAAATCAAACCGTGTGACCGATTTCCGCAAGGGGCAAAACTCGCCTACGCGGTTGGACATTTATGCGAACTGCAGGAGCCGGCGCATTATGACGCCAAGTGGAAACGATGGAACTATGACCATTTGCCAATTATCCCGGAACGATTTGATTACCGACTGGCAAAAGGTAAAAGTAAACCGTACCAAGTCATCAAAAAATTATTGAATGAGCGGACGACGACTTCCATCATTATAGCATCGGATGCCGAGCGAGAGGGAGAGGCAATCGTCCGATTGATCTTACGTCTCGCGAACAACGCAAAACCGTTGCAACGACTCTGGATTTCGAGTCTGACGCCTCAAGCCGTTGACCATGGGTTTGCGAACCTGCTCGATGGAAAGGAAACGGAGAACATTTTTCATGAGGCGATGAGTCGCGCTTGCGCCGATTGGCTGATCGGGATGAATGCGTCACGTGCCTATACGACGTTACTGAAAAAGAAGGGCATCGCTGATGTCTTTTCCCTCGGACGGGTCCAGACACCGACACTCGCACTGATCGTCGAACGGGAAAAACAAATCGAGAATTTCCAACCGGAGACGTATTATGAAGTCGAAGCGGATTTTACGCGATACAAAGGGAAATACATCAATGCGAAGAAACAGACGAAGCTGAGTGACCGGGAACAGGCACAAGCGATCGTGAATCGGACAAAAGGAACCGGCATCGTCGCATCAATCGAGAAAAAGCGGCAGACGGAACGTCCACCGTTTTGGTTCAGTTTGTCGCTCTTACAAACAGAAGCGAGCCGACGGTTTGGTCTCGGTGCAAAAGAGACGCTCGATATCGCGCAAAAACTCTATATCCGTGGTTGGATCAGTTATCCGCGAACGGACTCGTCGTTCGTGACGAAAGAGGAGGCGGGACAGTTCCCAGTCATTCTTGATCGATTACTGAAGCAAGCAGAGTATAGCCCGATCAAGGATGTCCTGACGAACAATCCAGCTAACGATAAACGCTACGTCAATTCGGCAAAGGTCAGCGATCACTATGCGATCATTCCAACAGAAGAGGCGGGTGCCGTTGCCAAGCTCTCGGGACGAGATGCGCAAGTCTATGACTTGATTGTCCGTCGATTCCTTGCCGCCTTTGCACCGGACGCTGTCTCGGAGAAGACAGAAATCGTAACGACACGCGAGATGGACCGCTTTTTGACACGTGGCAGTCGGACGATTGATCCGGGCTTTAAACAGGTCTTACAAATCGAATCGAAGGAAGTCGAATTGCCAGCCGTCGAACAAGGACAAGAGATGCCGATCAAAGGCTGTCGTCTGCTTGAGAAACAAACGGAGCCACCGAAACGTTATACAGAAGGGACACTCATCCTCGGTATGAAAACAGCCGGTAAGTTGCTTGAAGATGAGCTGCAAGCGATCATGAAGGAAGTCGAGGGACTCGGGACGGAAGCAACTCGTGCCGGGATTATCGACGGACTAAAACGGCGGGAATACATCAAACTCGTCAAAAAAGAGATTCATCCGACACCAAAAGGGCGGATATTGATCGATGCCGTGACGGGGAGTATTCTTGCTTCGCCAGAGATGACAGCGAAGTGGGAGAGCCGGCTAGAGCAGATCGGTAAAGGTGAAGCGTCTGCTGCCCAGTTCATCGAACAGGCGAAAAAATTGTCGGAGCATCTCGTTATCGATGCGAAACAACGAATCGAACAACTCGCCGTTGATCCGACGCAAGTCAAAAGTAAGTCACCGCGAGGAGCGACGAATCGTCCGATCGGTCCGTGCCCACTGTGTCAATCAGCGGTGCTTGATCGTGGGAAGTTCTATGGCTGCAGTGGCTATCAAAAGAACAACTGTGGCTTTACGTTACCGAAAACGATCCTTGGTGCCAAATTGACGCAAACGGAAGTCAAAAAGGTACTCGCAGGTCAAAAAACGAAGCCACTCGAGATGAAGAAGAATGCCCGCCAGTTCAAGGCGATGCTTTATCTCGAACGCGATCAATTAAAATTTGAATTCACGAAAGGGGAAGACTGA